A window of Streptomyces broussonetiae genomic DNA:
GAACTGCCGCCGGGCGTGAACCAGCTGGTCCGCGTCTACGTCGCGCAGAAGCGCAAGATCACCGACGGTGACAAGCTCGCCGGCCGCCACGGCAACAAGGGTGTCATCTCCAAGATCCTGCCGATCGAGGACATGCCGTTCCTGGAGGACGGCACCCCGGTCGACATCATCCTCAACCCGCTCGGTGTCCCGTCCCGAATGAACCCGGGACAGGTCCTGGAGATCCACCTCGGCTGGCTCGCCAGCCGCGGCTGGGACGTCTCCGGCCTCGCGGACGAGTGGGCCCAGCGCCTGCAGGCCATCGGCGCCGACCAGGTCGCCCCGCGTACCAACGTCGCGACCCCGGTCTTCGACGGTGCCCGCGAGGACGAGCTGGCGGGTCTGCTGCAGCACACCATCCCGAACCGCGACGGCGAGCGCATGGTGCTCCCGTCCGGCAAGGCGCGGCTGTTCGACGGCCGCTCCGGTGAGCCGTTCCCGGACCCGATCTCGGTCGGCTACATGTACATCCTCAAGCTGCACCACCTGGTCGACGACAAGCTGCACGCCCGTTCGACCGGACCGTACTCGATGATCACCCAGCAGCCGCTGGGTGGTAAGGCGCAGTTCGGTGGCCAGCGCTTCGGTGAGATGGAGGTGTGGGCCCTCGAGGCCTACGGCGCCGCGTACGCCCTCCAGGAGCTGCTGACCATCAAGTCCGACGACGTCACCGGCCGCGTGAAGGTCTACGAGGCCATCGTCAAGGGCGAGAACATCCCCGAGCCCGGCATCCCCGAGTCCTTCAAGGTCCTCATCAAGGAGATGCAGTCGCTCTGCCTGAACGTGGAGGTGCTGTCCAGCGACGGTATGTCCATCGAGATGCGCGACACCGACGAGGACGTCTTCCGCGCTGCGGAGGAGCTCGGTATCGACCTGTCCCGGCGCGAGCCGAGCAGCGTCGAAGAGGTCTGACGGGAGTCCGGTAGGGGTCTCACCACCGTGTGAGACCCCCGCCGACCCCCAGGCCCCCGTTTCAGACCACAGACTTACGACCCTGAGAGGGATTGACGCATAGTGCTCGACGTCAACTTCTTCGACGAGCTCCGGATCGGTCTGGCCACCGCTGACGACATCCGTCAGTGGAGCCACGGCGAGGTCAAGAAGCCCGAGACCATCAACTACCGCACCCTGAAGCCCGAAAAGGACGGACTCTTCTGCGAGAAGATCTTCGGTCCGACCCGGGACTGGGAGTGCTACTGCGGCAAGTACAAGCGCGTCCGCTTCAAGGGCATCATCTGCGAACGCTGTGGCGTCGAGGTCACGCGTGCCAAGGTGCGCCGTGAGCGGATGGGCCACATTGAGCTGGCCGCCCCCGTCACCCACATCTGGTACTTCAAGGGTGTCCCGAGCCGTCTGGGCTACCTGCTCGACCTGGCTCCCAAGGACCTCGAGAAGGTCATCTACTTCGCGGCGTACATGATCACGTACGTCGACGAGGAGCGCCGTACCCGCGACCTGCCCTCCCTGGAGGCGCACGTCTCGGTCGAGCGCCAGCAGATCGAGAACCGTCGCGACGCCGACCTGGAAGGCCGCGCCAAGAAGCTCGAGGCGGACCTCGCCGAGCTGGAGGCCGAGGGCGCCAAGGCCGACGTGCGCCGCAAGGTGCGCGAGGGTGCCGAGCGTGAGATGAAGCAGCTGCGCGACCGCGCGCAGCGCGAGATCGACCGCCTCGACGAGGTGTGGAACCGGTTCAAGAACCTCAAGGTCCAGGACCTGGAGGGCGACGAGCTGCTCTACCGCGAGCTGCGTGACCGCTTCGGCACGTACTTCGACGGCTCGATGGGTGCCGCGGCGCTGCAGAAGCGCCTGGAGTCCTTCGACCTCGACGAGGAGGCCGAGAGGCTCCGCGAGATCATCCGCACCGGCAAGGGCCAGAAGAAGACCCGTGCCCTCAAGCGGCTGAAGGTCGTCTCGGCGTTCCTGCAGACGTCCAACAGCCCCAAGGGCATGGTCCTGGACTGCGTCCCGGTCATCCCGCCGGACCTGCGTCCGATGGTGCAGCTGGACGGTGGCCGCTTCGCGACCTCCGACCTGAACGACCTGTACCGCCGTGTCATCAACCGCAACAACCGCCTCAAGCGGCTTCTCGACCTCGGTGCGCCCGAGATCATCGTGAACAACGAGAAGCGCATGCTCCAGGAGGCCGTCGACGCGCTCTTCGACAACGGCCGTCGTGGTCGCCCGGTCACGGGCCCCGGCAACCGTCCGCTGAAGTCGCTGTCCGACATGCTCAAGGGCAAGCAGGGTCGATTCCGTCAGAACCTGCTCGGCAAGCGAGTCGACTACTCGGCGCGTTCCGTCATCGTCGTCGGCCCGCAGCTCAAGCTGCACCAGTGCGGTCTGCCGAAGGCCATGGCGCTGGAGCTGTTCAAGCCGTTCGTGATGAAGCGCCTGGTCGACCTGAACCACGCGCAGAACATCAAGTCCGCCAAGCGCATGGTGGAGCGCGGTCGCACCGTCGTGTACGACGTCCTCGAAGAGGTCATCGCCGAGCACCCGGTGCTGCTGAACCGTGCGCCCACCCTGCACCGCCTCGGCATCCAGGCCTTCGAGCCGCAGCTGGTCGAGGGCAAGGCCATCCAGATCCACCCGCTCGTCTGCACCGCGTTCAACGCGGACTTCGACGGTGACCAGATGGCCGTGCACCTGCCGCTGTCCGCGGAGGCGCAGGCCGAGGCCCGCATCCTGATGCTGTCCTCGAACAACATCCTCAAGCCGGCCGACGGCCGTCCGGTGACGATGCCGACCCAGGACATGGTTCTCGGTCTGTTCTTCCTCACCACCGACGGCGAGATGCGCAACGTCAAGGGCGAGGGCCGTTCGTTCGCGTCCGTGGCCGAGGCGATCATGGCGTTCGACGCCGGCGAGCTGTCGCTGCAGTCGCGCGTGGACATCCGCTTCCCGGTGGGCACCATCCCGCCGCGCGGCTGGACCCCGCCGGCCCGCGAGGAGGGCGAGCCGGAGTGGCAGCAGGGTGACAGCTTCCGCCTGAACACCACCCTGGGCCGCGCGCTCTTCAACGAGCTGCTGCCCGAGGACTACCCGTTCGTCGACTACGAGGTCGGCAAGAAGCAGCTCTCCGAGATCGTCAACGACCTCGCCGAGCGCTACCCGAAGGTCATCGTGGCGGCGACGCTCGACAACCTGAAGGCGGCCGGCTTCTACTGGGCCACCCGTTCCGGCGTCACCGTGGCCATCTCCGACGTCGTCGTCCCCGACGCGAAGAAGGAGATCGTCAAGGGCTACGAGGCCCAGGACGAGAGGGTCCAGAAGCAGTACGAGCGCGGCCTGATCACCAAGGAAGAGCGCACCCAGGAACTCATCGCGATCTGGACCAAGGCGACCAACGAGGTGGCCGAGGCGATGAACGCGAACTTCCCGAAGACCAACCCGGTCTCGATGATGGTGAACTCGGGTGCACGAGGCAACATGATGCAGATGCGTCAGATTGCCGGTATGCGTGGTCTGGTGTCGAACGCGAAGAACGAGACGATCCCGCGTCCGATCAAGGCGTCCTTCCGTGAGGGCCTGTCCGTGCTGGAGTACTTCATCTCCACCCACGGTGCCCGTAAGGGTCTGGCGGACACCGCTCTGCGTACCGCCGACTCGGGTTACCTCACCCGTCGTCTGGTCGACGTCTCCCAGGACGTCATCATTCGCGAGGAGGACTGCGGCACCGAGCGCGGCCTCAAGCTCCGGATCGCGGAGCGGGGCGCGGACGGCGTGCTGCGCAAGGCGGACGACGTCGAGACGTCCGTGTACGCGCGCTGCCTCGCCGAGGACATCGTGGTCGACGGCCAGGTCCTGGCCCCGGCCGGCACCGACCTCGGTGACGTCCTCATGGACGAGCTGGTCGCCCGTGGCGTCGAGGAGGTCAAGACCCGCTCGGTCCTGACCTGCGAGTCCGCCGTCGGCACCTGCGCGATGTGCTACGGCCGTTCGCTGGCCACCGGCAAGCTGGTGGACATCGGCGAGGCGGTCGGCATCATCGCCGCCCAGTCCATCGGTGAGCCCGGTACCCAGCTGACGATGCGTACCTTCCACACCGGTGGTGTGGCCGGTGACGACATCACCCAGGGTCTGCCGCGTGTCGTCGAGCTCTTCGAGGCCCGTACGCCCAAGGGTGTCGCCCCGATCTCCGAGGCCTCCGGCCGTATCCGGATCGAGGAGACCGAGAAGACGAAGAAGATCGTCGTCACGCCGGACGACGGCAGCGACGAGACGGCGTTCCCGATCTCGAAGCGCGCCAAGGTCCTGGTCCGCGAGGGCGACCACGTCGAGGTGGGCCAGCAGCTCACCGTGGGTGCCACCAACCCGCACGACGTGCTGCGCATCCTGGGTCAGCGTGCCGTCCAGGTCCACCTGGTCGGCGAGGTCCAGAAGGTGTACAACTCGCAGGGTGTGTCGATCCACGACAAGCACATCGAGATCATCATCCGGCAGATGCTGCGCCGTGTGACGATCATCGAGTCCGGCGACGCCGAGCTGCTGCCCGGCGAGCTGGTCGAGCGCTCGAAGTTCGAGACCGAGAACCGTCGTGTGGTCCAGGAGGGCGGTCACCCGGCCTCCGGTCGTCCGCAGCTGATGGGTATCACCAAGGCCTCGCTGGCGACGGAGTCCTGGCTGTCGGCCGCCTCCTTCCAGGAGACGACCCGAGTGCTGACGGACGCGGCGATCAACGCCAAGTCCGACAGCCTCATCGGCCTCAAGGAGAACGTCATCATCGGTAAGCTCATCCCGGCCGGTACGGGCCTGTCCCGCTACCGCAACATCCGGGTCGAGCCGACCGAGGAGGCCAAGGCCGCGATGTACTCGGCCGTCGGCTACGACGACATCGACTACTCGCCGTTCGGCACGGGCTCCGGCCAGGCCGTTCCGCTGGAGGACTACGACTACGGTCCGTACAACCAGTAAGCGAGCAGCTTGAGTTGAAGGGCGGTCACCCTGACGGGGGTGGCCGCCCTTCGGCGTGTTCGGTCACTATGATCCGCATGGGTCAAGTGGTCGACAGGTCAAGGGCATTGGGGGGATCCGATGGAGACGGCTCGGGTGTTCTTCGGCTTGGCGGCCGCCCTTGTTGTGCCGTTGGGCCTGGACTGGCAACGCTCACGACCCGGCCCGGCGGCTCTGGTGGTACTCATCTGCAGTACGTACGCGGTCTTTCCCTACATGGACCGTGTACGGCCGTGGGCCGCGCTCTGTGCCACTGCGCTGGTCGCCCTGGGGGTGAGCTTCTGGCAGCGCTCCGAGGACCCGTGGCGCTCCGGATTCCCCGACATACGGGCCTGGGTGTCCGGCCCGCTTGTCGCGCCCAGGCGGCTGGGTCTGGCCGTGCTCGCGGCGGCACTGCTCCTGTCGGCCTGGACCGCCGGCGAGCGGACGACCTCCCTGCTGCAGAAGTTCCTGGAAAGTGACCGCGCAGCTGTCATCGTCTCTGCATGGCTCATCGCGGTCTTCGGCGGAGGCATGCTGGCGAAGAGTGCCACGAAACCGGTACGGCATGAGATAGAGGCGTTGGAAGAGGGCCCTCAACGCTCGGCCGCGATGGAATTCATGAATGGCGGGCCGACCATCGGGAGACTGGAACGTGGGCTCCTGTTCGCGTTCCTCGCGGCAGGTCGGCCGGAGGCCGCCGCCCTGGTTCTCGCGGCCAAGTCGCTGGCGCGAGTTCCGAGTGCCGAGCACGGCAAGCATGCCTCCGAGTACTTTCTGATCGGTACGCTGGCCAGTGTCATAGCAGCGTTGACGATGAGCATGGCTGCACGCTCGGCGGTCGGGCTGCCTGTCCTCTAGGAGCGGGGAGATGCCTTGGAGCTGGACGGGCACCCTCTGATTCGCGAACTGCGCTCGCTCGAGCTGCCTGCCGCCGACTATGTGGTGGCAGGCAGTGGCCCGCTCCTCGCGCACGGCCTGCGCAGCGTCGTCCACGATCTCGACATCGTCGCCCGAGGGGATGCCTGGAAGGCCGCCCTGCGGCTCGGGACCCCGGAAACGCCGCCTTCCGGGAGCGGATGCCTCGTGTCGCTGTTCGATGGCGACATAGAAGTCTTCGACCGTTGGCTCCCGGGGTCTCCCGGCCCCGACGAGATGATCGAGGCGGCGGAATGGGTGCAGGGGATTCCGTTCTCGCCGCTTCGTGACGTCCTGACCTGGAAGGAAGGGCTGGGCAGGCAGAAGGATCAACAAGATGTCAAGTTGATCCGTGACTACCTGGCGTAGTCGCGGGAGTGAATGCCGGCCCTGTTCACGCCCGGCGTGTCGGTGCGCACCCCATTTGTTTTGACCACAGCGAATGAGGTAGGTACGCTCAGACCTTGTGCCTGGGGTGTGCCCTGGCTCTCGTGCGTGCCTTGAAACCGCATGGCGAGCCGCGATCGGCCACCGTAATCTGCGCCCTTTTCGCCTTGCGGCAAGGTCTGCGGGATTCGACACACCCGACCGCGTGGGTCGGCGACGTTCCAGGTTAGCTGTACTCATCGGCACACAGAAACCGGAGAAGTAGTGCCTACGATCCAGCAGCTGGTCCGTAAGGGCCGGCAGGACAAGGTCGAGAAGAACAAGACGCCCGCACTCGAGGGTTCCCCTCAGCGTCGTGGCGTCTGCACGCGTGTGTTCACGACCACCCCGAAGAAGCCGAACTCGGCCCTGCGTAAGGTCGCGCGTGTGCGTCTGACCAGCGGGATCGAGGTCACCGCTTACATTCCGGGTGAGGGAC
This region includes:
- a CDS encoding DNA-directed RNA polymerase subunit beta' yields the protein MLDVNFFDELRIGLATADDIRQWSHGEVKKPETINYRTLKPEKDGLFCEKIFGPTRDWECYCGKYKRVRFKGIICERCGVEVTRAKVRRERMGHIELAAPVTHIWYFKGVPSRLGYLLDLAPKDLEKVIYFAAYMITYVDEERRTRDLPSLEAHVSVERQQIENRRDADLEGRAKKLEADLAELEAEGAKADVRRKVREGAEREMKQLRDRAQREIDRLDEVWNRFKNLKVQDLEGDELLYRELRDRFGTYFDGSMGAAALQKRLESFDLDEEAERLREIIRTGKGQKKTRALKRLKVVSAFLQTSNSPKGMVLDCVPVIPPDLRPMVQLDGGRFATSDLNDLYRRVINRNNRLKRLLDLGAPEIIVNNEKRMLQEAVDALFDNGRRGRPVTGPGNRPLKSLSDMLKGKQGRFRQNLLGKRVDYSARSVIVVGPQLKLHQCGLPKAMALELFKPFVMKRLVDLNHAQNIKSAKRMVERGRTVVYDVLEEVIAEHPVLLNRAPTLHRLGIQAFEPQLVEGKAIQIHPLVCTAFNADFDGDQMAVHLPLSAEAQAEARILMLSSNNILKPADGRPVTMPTQDMVLGLFFLTTDGEMRNVKGEGRSFASVAEAIMAFDAGELSLQSRVDIRFPVGTIPPRGWTPPAREEGEPEWQQGDSFRLNTTLGRALFNELLPEDYPFVDYEVGKKQLSEIVNDLAERYPKVIVAATLDNLKAAGFYWATRSGVTVAISDVVVPDAKKEIVKGYEAQDERVQKQYERGLITKEERTQELIAIWTKATNEVAEAMNANFPKTNPVSMMVNSGARGNMMQMRQIAGMRGLVSNAKNETIPRPIKASFREGLSVLEYFISTHGARKGLADTALRTADSGYLTRRLVDVSQDVIIREEDCGTERGLKLRIAERGADGVLRKADDVETSVYARCLAEDIVVDGQVLAPAGTDLGDVLMDELVARGVEEVKTRSVLTCESAVGTCAMCYGRSLATGKLVDIGEAVGIIAAQSIGEPGTQLTMRTFHTGGVAGDDITQGLPRVVELFEARTPKGVAPISEASGRIRIEETEKTKKIVVTPDDGSDETAFPISKRAKVLVREGDHVEVGQQLTVGATNPHDVLRILGQRAVQVHLVGEVQKVYNSQGVSIHDKHIEIIIRQMLRRVTIIESGDAELLPGELVERSKFETENRRVVQEGGHPASGRPQLMGITKASLATESWLSAASFQETTRVLTDAAINAKSDSLIGLKENVIIGKLIPAGTGLSRYRNIRVEPTEEAKAAMYSAVGYDDIDYSPFGTGSGQAVPLEDYDYGPYNQ
- the rpsL gene encoding 30S ribosomal protein S12; translated protein: MPTIQQLVRKGRQDKVEKNKTPALEGSPQRRGVCTRVFTTTPKKPNSALRKVARVRLTSGIEVTAYIPGEGHNLQEHSIVLVRGGRVKDLPGVRYKIIRGSLDTQGVKNRKQARSRYGAKKEK